One segment of Micromonospora parathelypteridis DNA contains the following:
- a CDS encoding group I intron-associated PD-(D/E)XK endonuclease codes for MGSQRTYTDEQVRDAVKSASCWADVMEALGKSRTYPQTFVKRTATELGLDVSHLGRQNSSVPVPPQAHHFSRPPAPDGRSGLSIAARWFLDRGYNVSVPLEPAVYDLIAESDDGLKRVQVKTTAAVERRSGRYRVRLLRSSYQAAAELNSRGRVRQVPYTNDEVDYFFVATAAGTTYLLPFAVVRNVRSSIVLDEKYAAFVV; via the coding sequence GTGGGAAGTCAGCGCACGTACACCGACGAGCAGGTCCGTGATGCGGTCAAATCCGCCTCCTGCTGGGCCGACGTGATGGAAGCGTTGGGCAAGAGCCGGACCTATCCCCAGACGTTCGTCAAGAGGACCGCCACGGAGCTTGGGTTGGATGTGTCCCACCTCGGCCGGCAGAACAGCTCCGTGCCGGTACCGCCGCAGGCGCACCACTTCTCGCGCCCGCCTGCGCCCGACGGCCGATCGGGGCTCAGCATTGCGGCTCGCTGGTTCCTCGACCGGGGGTACAACGTGTCGGTACCACTGGAGCCGGCGGTTTACGACCTCATCGCCGAGTCGGACGACGGGCTGAAGCGGGTGCAGGTCAAGACAACGGCGGCCGTGGAACGCAGGAGTGGCCGCTATCGGGTCCGACTGCTGCGCAGTTCGTATCAGGCAGCAGCGGAGCTGAACTCGCGCGGGCGTGTTCGGCAGGTTCCCTACACGAACGACGAGGTCGACTACTTCTTCGTGGCGACCGCCGCCGGCACCACATACCTACTCCCGTTCGCGGTCGTTCGGAACGTTCGATCGAGCATCGTCCTAGACGAGAAGTACGCGGCCTTCGTCGTTTGA